From the genome of bacterium:
GCCGCCAATCCCGGCTGCTATCCGACGGGCACGATCCTGGCGTTGACGCCGTTCCTCAAGAACAAGTCGATCGACCCGGATTCGATCATCGTGGACGCCAAATCCGGGGTCACGGGCGCGGGCCGGAGTGTTGTCCTGGAATCGCTCTTCTCCGAGGTCAACGAATCCGTCCACGCCTACAAGGTGGGCCGGCACCGGCACACGCCGGAGATCGAACAGGAGCTCTCAAGGGCGGCGGGACGGGACGTCGTCATCTCCTTCACGCCGCACTTGATCCCCATGGACCGGGGCATCCTCTCGACCATGTACGCCAAGTCGCTCAAGAAGACGACGACCGCGGACGTCCTCAACGCCCTCTCGTCCTTCTCCAAAGATGAACCCTTCCTCCGCATCCTCCCGGAAGGCGTCTTTCCCAAGACCAAGAACGTGCGGGGCACCAACGTCTGCGAGATCGGCGGCATCTTTGATCCGCGGACGGGCCGGATCGTCCTCATCGCCGCCATCGACAATCTCATGAAAGGCGCGGCCTCCCAGGCCGTCCAGAACATGAACCTCATGTGCGGATTCGAAGAAACCGCCGGACTCGCCCTCCCTTCGTGGATCCCGTAAGTCTCCGTTAATCCGGCACCGCTCAGGCCGCTTTATGCCATTATTATCATAATGATAACGGCTTTAAAACGAATTGACCCATTCTTTGGCACGGGTACAATGTAAGCAAGTTTCCTGCCTTGGCCAGCACGGCCTGCGAGCTCCCCTCAAGCCCGCCTCCCGCGACTGACCCACAACTCAATGATGGGGGTGGCCCATGGGATATTTTCACAAGACTCGCGTCTTTGGATTCATCACCGTTCTCCTGACCCTTTTCGCGCTTCTGGCCTCCCCGGCTGCCCGAGGGCATGGAGATGACGGCGACGGAGACGATGACGGCCAAGAAGCGATCCCCGGCAACATGCTCCTCGAGGTCCACATCGAGGCGCTCAAGCTGAACGGACAACCGGTCAGCGGGGACAAGAACGCCCGATTCGATCTCGTCAATCCCGACACGGGTGAATATCTCCTGACCGTCAATGAGTGCCCCACCCGATTCAACGTCGGCGACGCCTACATCCACTTCGATGACCCGGTCACACCCAACCTCGCCAAGGAGTCCCGCATCGAGGTTCGGACAACCCTCCTGGGGAACGATTGCCGCACGCCGACGTCGGACAAGGTCCTTCCTTATGAGATCGGAACGAGAGTCTGGGCCCTCTTCGCCAAGAAGGCCGATCATGCCCGCATGGCCAGGACCGCCAAGATCGCCAAGGGGGTCTTCGAGTATTTGGGGATCTTCGACGTCGACCGCAACCTCCTCGCCAATTGGGACCTCCCCACGGAACCT
Proteins encoded in this window:
- the argC gene encoding N-acetyl-gamma-glutamyl-phosphate reductase, which encodes MTRKPDEGFGGRAVSSPNIKVAVVGATGYTGMELLRILLDHPGVEVSLATSEKFAGKKLSDLFPYFSGKTGLVLQDLQDDRVVASCDLAFSCLPHHAAAQHVAAWIGGGLKVVDLSADFRLKSASLYKEWYGDHAAPTLLRDAVYGLPETHREEIKKAKLAANPGCYPTGTILALTPFLKNKSIDPDSIIVDAKSGVTGAGRSVVLESLFSEVNESVHAYKVGRHRHTPEIEQELSRAAGRDVVISFTPHLIPMDRGILSTMYAKSLKKTTTADVLNALSSFSKDEPFLRILPEGVFPKTKNVRGTNVCEIGGIFDPRTGRIVLIAAIDNLMKGAASQAVQNMNLMCGFEETAGLALPSWIP